One window from the genome of Rhizobium sp. Pop5 encodes:
- a CDS encoding IS110 family transposase, with protein MIASTIGLDLAKHNFHVHAVDADGSVIKTAALRRSEMIKFFQRARPCVVGVEACATAHYWARELMKLGHEVRLIPPSYVKPFVRRGAKNDAADAAAICEAVRRPDMRFVPVKSEANQSFLMLHRARGLLVRQRTMTVCAIRAHLAEFGIIFGQGRQRIETIMPMIEEVAASLPEHARYALTSLIGSVGELNKQIDGIETKLAEIGRSDPVSNLLSSIPGVGPITSTAIAATIPDARMFRSGREFAAWLGLTPRQNSSGGTTRLGGITKQGDAYLRHLLVIGARNIVRYPKARAKVGGAWIEALLQRRRPMIVAVAVANKLARIIWAMMTSGEMFREARVKTA; from the coding sequence ATGATCGCCAGCACGATAGGCCTTGATCTGGCCAAACATAACTTTCACGTCCATGCGGTGGATGCCGACGGTTCAGTGATCAAAACCGCGGCGCTCCGGCGAAGCGAGATGATCAAGTTCTTTCAGCGTGCAAGGCCATGCGTTGTTGGTGTCGAAGCTTGTGCCACGGCGCACTACTGGGCTCGGGAGCTGATGAAGCTCGGTCACGAGGTTAGGTTGATACCGCCTTCGTATGTGAAGCCGTTTGTACGGCGCGGCGCGAAGAATGACGCCGCGGACGCTGCAGCCATCTGTGAGGCTGTTCGGCGACCCGATATGCGCTTCGTTCCGGTAAAGTCTGAGGCTAACCAGAGCTTCCTGATGCTACATCGAGCTAGAGGTCTGCTGGTACGGCAACGGACCATGACGGTATGTGCGATCCGCGCTCATCTCGCCGAATTCGGAATCATCTTCGGCCAAGGTCGACAACGCATCGAGACCATAATGCCGATGATAGAGGAAGTTGCGGCCTCGTTGCCAGAACATGCTCGGTATGCGTTGACCAGCTTGATCGGATCTGTTGGCGAGTTGAACAAGCAGATCGACGGGATTGAGACGAAGCTAGCGGAAATCGGTCGTTCAGATCCGGTCTCAAATCTGCTTTCGTCGATCCCAGGGGTCGGCCCAATCACGTCTACGGCCATCGCCGCCACCATTCCGGACGCTAGGATGTTCCGCTCCGGTCGAGAGTTTGCAGCTTGGCTGGGCCTGACGCCGCGTCAAAACTCCAGTGGCGGCACCACTCGATTGGGAGGGATTACGAAACAAGGAGATGCCTACCTGCGTCATCTGCTCGTAATCGGCGCCAGGAATATAGTTCGGTATCCGAAAGCTCGAGCGAAGGTCGGGGGAGCTTGGATCGAAGCTTTACTACAACGACGACGTCCTATGATCGTGGCCGTCGCCGTGGCTAACAAACTTGCTCGGATCATCTGGGCGATGATGACAAGTGGAGAGATGTTCAGGGAGGCACGCGTCAAGACAGCATAG
- a CDS encoding NRAMP family divalent metal transporter → MDAPTPLRAKTPNLLKALGPGLVTGAADDDPSGIATYSRVGAQFGYTLGWTMLFSYPLMTAVQGLSAGIGAVSGKGLAKNLKFYYHPWLAYAAMALLFAANFINIGADLAAMGAAVRLLVGGPEVAYALLFGILCATIQVIVPYPAYVSVLKWLTLSLFAYVAVVLVAGVAWGEALRAILMPTVAFSGDHFTAIVAILGTTISPYLFFWQAGEEVEELRRRKLARLRRNPDEAAPELGRIRMDTLVGMGFSNVVALCIVVAAAATLHVNGIEKIETSAQAAEALKPVAGEFAFAVFAVGMIGTGLLAVPVLAGSAAYAVAESFGWPEGLDKKLREAKAFYATIVVATVASVAVIMLGFDPMRALYWSAVVNGVLATPIIILMVMMARNPAIMGGLKAPRWMIFICGFTAIVMGLSTIGMFVS, encoded by the coding sequence ATGGACGCGCCGACACCTCTTCGTGCGAAGACCCCGAACTTACTCAAGGCCCTAGGGCCTGGTCTCGTCACCGGAGCCGCTGACGACGATCCGAGCGGCATCGCGACCTACAGTCGGGTTGGCGCCCAGTTCGGCTACACTCTCGGCTGGACCATGCTGTTCAGTTATCCTCTGATGACGGCCGTGCAAGGATTGAGCGCGGGCATCGGGGCGGTATCGGGCAAGGGGCTCGCCAAGAACCTGAAGTTCTATTACCACCCATGGCTCGCTTACGCCGCGATGGCGCTTCTGTTTGCCGCCAATTTCATCAACATCGGTGCCGATCTCGCCGCCATGGGAGCCGCGGTCCGTCTCCTCGTCGGTGGTCCAGAAGTCGCCTACGCGCTGTTGTTCGGCATACTTTGCGCCACCATCCAGGTTATCGTGCCTTATCCGGCTTACGTCTCCGTCCTGAAGTGGCTGACATTGTCGCTCTTTGCTTATGTCGCAGTCGTCCTCGTGGCAGGTGTAGCGTGGGGCGAGGCGCTCAGAGCGATTTTGATGCCGACCGTTGCGTTCTCCGGTGACCACTTTACCGCGATCGTCGCGATACTCGGCACCACGATAAGCCCTTACCTCTTCTTCTGGCAGGCTGGAGAAGAGGTTGAGGAGCTGAGACGTAGGAAGCTCGCGCGCCTCCGGCGAAACCCAGACGAGGCAGCGCCTGAACTCGGCCGAATACGCATGGACACGCTCGTCGGTATGGGCTTCTCCAACGTCGTGGCGCTCTGTATCGTCGTTGCGGCGGCCGCCACTCTTCATGTGAACGGCATTGAGAAGATTGAAACGTCCGCCCAGGCAGCCGAAGCCCTCAAGCCGGTGGCTGGCGAATTCGCTTTCGCGGTATTCGCTGTGGGTATGATCGGGACGGGGCTGCTCGCAGTTCCCGTTCTCGCCGGCTCTGCCGCCTATGCCGTCGCCGAAAGCTTTGGATGGCCCGAGGGCCTAGACAAGAAGCTTAGGGAAGCCAAGGCCTTTTATGCCACAATTGTGGTTGCGACGGTCGCAAGTGTCGCGGTTATCATGCTAGGGTTTGACCCTATGCGGGCCCTGTACTGGAGCGCGGTCGTGAACGGGGTGCTCGCCACGCCGATTATCATTCTGATGGTTATGATGGCGCGCAACCCCGCCATCATGGGCGGGCTGAAAGCGCCGCGCTGGATGATCTTTATCTGCGGCTTCACCGCGATTGTGATGGGCCTGAGCACCATCGGCATGTTCGTGTCCTGA
- a CDS encoding Nramp family divalent metal transporter, whose product MKKMLQISLGIVTSVGGFIETGQIATSSQAGAAYGFSLLWPIVIGTVCLIFLIEMSGRFAIASQHTVADGMRERFGANYFLFTLLIISIVNLLVLASEIGGITLALQFVSGVGFQWWALPVAFIVWLLLWKGTFGMIEDGVAIMGLVAVCFVVGVFVMEPPWLEVAKGLVPMLPDKEPLHYGFIAVSILGAVIAPFLFLFYSSGAIEEKWDKSFLGANRVISTVGMSFGAVIAASILIVAAVVFPPRGITDIEGYDQIAPLLTPAFGKWGFYLFAASLGITCFGAALEASLGQAYLVAQGFGWNWSEDAKPRTDPAFALVYTGFIGIAFLPIAFGVDPLQLTIFSMAITALALPFGVVPFLFLMNDRNFVGKHRNGWISNTAVLIIIGLSFIVALITLPLQIFGG is encoded by the coding sequence ATGAAAAAGATGCTTCAGATTTCGCTGGGGATCGTCACCAGCGTCGGGGGATTTATCGAAACCGGCCAGATCGCAACGTCCAGTCAGGCTGGAGCAGCCTATGGATTCAGCCTGCTCTGGCCCATTGTCATCGGCACTGTCTGTCTCATCTTCCTGATTGAAATGTCGGGGCGGTTTGCCATTGCGAGCCAGCACACCGTCGCGGATGGGATGAGGGAACGCTTCGGAGCGAATTACTTCCTGTTCACTTTATTGATCATTTCGATCGTCAATTTGCTCGTCCTCGCGTCTGAGATCGGCGGTATTACTCTGGCATTGCAATTCGTCAGCGGTGTCGGTTTTCAGTGGTGGGCCTTGCCAGTCGCCTTCATCGTATGGCTTCTGCTCTGGAAGGGCACGTTCGGCATGATCGAGGATGGCGTAGCCATCATGGGCCTGGTGGCGGTGTGTTTCGTGGTGGGCGTGTTTGTCATGGAACCTCCTTGGCTGGAGGTGGCAAAAGGGCTGGTGCCGATGCTGCCGGACAAAGAGCCGCTGCACTATGGTTTCATTGCCGTCAGCATTCTCGGAGCCGTCATAGCCCCGTTTCTGTTCTTGTTTTACTCGTCAGGCGCGATCGAGGAAAAGTGGGATAAGAGCTTCCTTGGCGCCAATCGCGTGATCTCTACGGTGGGGATGAGTTTTGGCGCCGTCATCGCCGCCTCAATCCTGATTGTGGCGGCGGTTGTCTTTCCGCCGCGAGGCATCACCGACATCGAAGGATATGACCAGATTGCGCCATTATTGACCCCAGCGTTCGGCAAATGGGGCTTTTACCTTTTCGCGGCATCGCTTGGAATCACCTGCTTCGGCGCAGCGCTCGAAGCAAGCCTTGGCCAAGCGTACCTGGTTGCCCAGGGTTTCGGTTGGAATTGGTCGGAAGATGCCAAGCCCAGAACCGATCCGGCCTTCGCGCTTGTCTATACAGGCTTCATCGGCATCGCGTTTCTGCCGATCGCATTTGGCGTCGATCCCCTTCAGTTGACGATTTTTTCAATGGCGATCACGGCGTTAGCCTTGCCCTTCGGCGTGGTTCCCTTTTTGTTTTTAATGAACGATCGCAATTTCGTTGGAAAGCACCGGAATGGATGGATCAGCAATACCGCCGTCCTGATCATTATCGGCCTGTCGTTCATCGTCGCCCTCATAACCCTTCCCCTGCAAATCTTCGGAGGATGA
- a CDS encoding PRC-barrel domain-containing protein: MNEVRLELLLGKQVFDVDGKAVGRVEEIRAEARGADLYVVEYHLGAYSLFERLSALAIGRAVLTAIGAARSGSKKAVPWDKLDMRDLEHLQVTCRGSTLQTLD, translated from the coding sequence ATGAACGAGGTTCGGCTCGAACTGCTGTTGGGCAAACAGGTCTTCGACGTTGACGGCAAGGCCGTTGGCCGGGTGGAAGAGATCAGGGCGGAAGCACGCGGCGCAGATCTCTACGTCGTCGAATATCACCTCGGCGCCTATAGTCTTTTCGAGAGGCTTTCCGCCCTTGCCATTGGTCGCGCAGTGTTGACCGCGATAGGAGCGGCAAGATCCGGCAGTAAAAAGGCGGTTCCATGGGACAAGCTTGACATGCGTGATCTCGAGCACTTGCAAGTGACTTGCCGGGGGAGCACCCTGCAGACGCTCGATTAA
- a CDS encoding PHB depolymerase family esterase gives MKLGLARALSRAFKSQKRLAKLVEKVINPKARRPKRSKTRPVAERPQLAEISTFGSNPGRLLMKTFVPSRRLPKNPALVVVLHGCRQTPESLDSASSFSKLASDRGFVLLYPEQRNANNGHRCFSWFRPSAVARDRGEVLSIRQMIDEACRRHRIDRSRIFIAGLSAGGAMTAALVANYPMLFAGAAMIAGMPFGSSRDAMSALRAMKSGAREPAGGWGRPVAEISGDTTSWPRITVWHGDKDRTVNPLNAHACVDQWLEVLRIARDGGKEERKAWGRLQTWKAPQGKSVSLYSVQDLGHGLPVRKGPLAETSDPYVIPSDISLPLELMRLWGLGKVF, from the coding sequence ATGAAGTTAGGCCTGGCGAGAGCACTGTCCCGGGCTTTCAAGTCCCAGAAACGACTTGCCAAGCTCGTCGAGAAGGTCATCAATCCGAAGGCAAGAAGGCCAAAGCGCTCCAAGACGCGCCCGGTAGCGGAGAGACCGCAGCTTGCCGAGATCAGCACGTTCGGCAGCAATCCTGGCCGATTGTTGATGAAAACCTTCGTTCCGTCCCGGCGGCTGCCGAAGAACCCGGCTTTGGTCGTCGTGCTCCACGGTTGCCGGCAAACTCCGGAGAGCTTGGATTCTGCGTCTAGCTTCTCGAAGCTGGCGAGCGACAGAGGCTTCGTTCTTCTCTATCCGGAACAGAGAAATGCTAACAACGGTCATCGGTGCTTCAGTTGGTTCAGACCGAGTGCTGTCGCCCGCGACCGGGGCGAGGTGCTCTCCATCCGCCAGATGATCGACGAGGCCTGTCGACGGCACCGGATCGATCGATCGCGCATCTTCATCGCGGGTCTATCGGCTGGCGGTGCAATGACGGCGGCCCTCGTCGCGAACTATCCGATGTTGTTTGCAGGCGCCGCCATGATTGCTGGCATGCCGTTCGGATCATCTCGCGATGCGATGTCGGCGCTGCGTGCAATGAAGTCGGGTGCTCGTGAACCCGCCGGCGGCTGGGGACGACCGGTCGCGGAGATTTCTGGTGATACCACATCATGGCCTCGGATAACCGTCTGGCATGGTGACAAGGATCGGACGGTCAATCCGTTGAACGCACACGCCTGCGTAGATCAATGGCTGGAGGTGCTACGCATCGCGAGAGACGGCGGTAAGGAGGAACGGAAAGCGTGGGGAAGGCTGCAGACATGGAAGGCGCCTCAAGGAAAATCAGTGTCTCTATACTCCGTCCAGGACCTTGGCCACGGACTTCCGGTCCGCAAGGGACCACTGGCTGAAACGAGCGATCCTTATGTCATTCCCTCCGACATCTCCCTACCCCTTGAGCTGATGCGACTTTGGGGCTTGGGGAAAGTTTTCTGA
- a CDS encoding sulfite exporter TauE/SafE family protein: MYDIILLLLAGLLAGSMNALAGGGSFVSLPALISVGVPSVAANATSTLALFPGGMTSSWVYRDGVRSVCGINVMAIAIVTVVGGVAGSVLLLLTPSRIFDGILPWLLLVATLMLAAGPRLSAKLQTQARPNFLAFATVQFFLGLYGGYFGGAVGLMMLAAWSALGGGEIKSLNPTRMVMVTAANAVAVVVFVLAGAIVWQECIPMTIGAVIGGWIGAHVGRRLPASIVRMLTLAVAVLTTAVFFSRAYL; this comes from the coding sequence ATGTACGATATTATTCTTCTTTTGCTGGCTGGCTTGTTGGCAGGCAGCATGAATGCGTTGGCCGGTGGCGGGTCGTTCGTATCCCTGCCGGCGCTGATATCGGTCGGAGTGCCGTCGGTTGCCGCAAACGCGACGAGCACCTTGGCGTTGTTTCCAGGCGGTATGACGAGCTCGTGGGTCTACCGTGACGGGGTCAGGAGTGTGTGCGGCATCAATGTCATGGCCATTGCTATCGTGACAGTGGTGGGTGGTGTGGCCGGAAGCGTGTTATTGCTTCTCACCCCATCCAGGATTTTCGATGGGATCCTGCCATGGCTCTTGCTGGTGGCGACATTGATGCTGGCTGCAGGTCCGCGGCTCAGCGCAAAGCTCCAAACGCAGGCACGTCCGAATTTTCTGGCCTTCGCAACGGTTCAATTCTTTCTCGGTCTCTATGGCGGTTATTTTGGCGGCGCAGTGGGTCTCATGATGCTTGCGGCGTGGAGCGCGCTCGGGGGCGGGGAGATCAAGAGCCTGAATCCGACAAGAATGGTGATGGTAACTGCCGCAAACGCGGTCGCCGTCGTCGTCTTCGTACTGGCCGGCGCGATCGTATGGCAGGAGTGCATCCCGATGACGATTGGAGCCGTTATCGGCGGGTGGATCGGAGCGCATGTCGGACGTAGGCTGCCGGCATCGATCGTCCGGATGCTAACGCTTGCGGTCGCCGTTTTGACGACAGCGGTATTCTTTTCCCGAGCTTACCTTTGA
- a CDS encoding CrpP-related protein has protein sequence MTIEELIDLQEAGSRARVLGLKAYENPYLAPHRIPTGDTSALGDWLARHDAWKFGWEVEDASREGRIETHFKAFISMAKRRLSILN, from the coding sequence ATGACAATTGAAGAGCTGATCGATTTACAGGAAGCGGGCTCAAGGGCACGGGTGCTCGGGCTAAAGGCTTACGAGAACCCATATCTTGCACCCCACCGAATACCTACCGGCGATACCAGTGCTCTTGGGGATTGGCTTGCGCGTCACGACGCGTGGAAGTTCGGTTGGGAAGTGGAGGACGCTAGCCGCGAAGGCAGGATTGAAACCCACTTCAAGGCGTTTATCTCGATGGCCAAACGACGGCTTTCAATCCTGAACTGA
- a CDS encoding general stress protein, with amino-acid sequence MRTVTGLFDDYTDASSAVSALEAAGIPSNDISIVSNNADNRHGEDSNAGEGAGVGAGIGAVVGGAGGLLTGLGLMAIPGVGPVVAAGWLAATAAGTAAGAVAGGATGGIIGAMTSSGVSDEDANVYAEGVRRGGSLVTAKVPDARVAEAEAILKRSNWVDPAARRAAYTKEGWTRFDDTLDPYGPEQIERERSRYRL; translated from the coding sequence ATGAGAACCGTAACTGGACTTTTCGATGATTATACCGACGCAAGCTCTGCAGTAAGCGCGCTTGAAGCCGCCGGCATCCCTTCCAATGACATCAGCATCGTTTCCAACAATGCAGACAATCGCCACGGTGAGGATTCGAATGCAGGCGAAGGCGCCGGCGTAGGTGCCGGCATTGGCGCAGTCGTCGGCGGCGCCGGCGGCCTTCTGACGGGCCTAGGCCTGATGGCAATCCCGGGCGTTGGTCCGGTCGTCGCTGCCGGGTGGCTGGCGGCAACGGCCGCTGGCACCGCCGCTGGTGCGGTCGCTGGCGGTGCGACGGGCGGCATCATCGGCGCGATGACGAGTTCCGGCGTCTCTGACGAGGACGCGAACGTATATGCCGAAGGCGTTCGCAGGGGCGGTTCACTCGTTACCGCCAAGGTTCCGGACGCCCGTGTTGCGGAAGCAGAAGCAATCCTCAAGCGTTCCAACTGGGTCGACCCCGCAGCACGTCGCGCCGCCTATACGAAGGAAGGTTGGACCAGGTTCGATGACACGCTCGATCCCTATGGCCCCGAGCAAATTGAGCGCGAGCGCAGTCGCTATCGGCTCTAG
- a CDS encoding IS110 family transposase yields the protein MEENSVTFIGLDTSKLKISVAVADGERNGEVRFFGDISSEPASVASMVNKLSKRGAKLHFCYEAGPTGYGLYRQIVELGHDCVVVAPSLVPKRVGDRVKTNRRDAVSLARLHRAGELTAVWVPDEAHEAIRDLVRAREAANGALKQARQQLQSFLLRHGRIYTGRTPWTRAHTRWLARQTFDHPAHHILLAEYCQAIEDAGVRLDRLTELVVETAASWSMAPVVAAYQSMRGVAFMTAVTFVVEIGDVRRFDNPRQLMAYLGLVPSESSTGARIKRGGITKAGNARVRRVLIEGAWTYRFPARVSPKIQTRLEGLPRTVREIAWKGQVRLCARYRKLMAAGKPKVITVTAIAREMAAFLWAIGQEVAPTAKG from the coding sequence ATGGAAGAGAATAGCGTAACTTTCATCGGCTTGGATACGTCGAAGCTGAAGATTTCAGTGGCGGTTGCGGATGGAGAGCGCAACGGCGAGGTGCGGTTTTTCGGCGACATCTCCTCGGAGCCGGCGTCGGTGGCATCGATGGTCAACAAGCTTTCCAAGCGTGGAGCCAAGCTTCATTTCTGCTATGAGGCAGGTCCGACCGGTTACGGTCTTTACCGGCAGATTGTCGAACTGGGGCATGACTGCGTGGTGGTGGCGCCGTCGCTGGTGCCCAAGCGAGTGGGCGACCGGGTGAAGACCAACCGCCGGGATGCCGTCAGCCTGGCGCGCCTGCACCGCGCGGGCGAGTTGACCGCGGTCTGGGTTCCGGATGAAGCTCATGAGGCGATCCGCGACCTGGTGCGGGCGCGCGAGGCTGCCAACGGCGCGTTGAAGCAGGCACGCCAGCAACTCCAGTCTTTTCTCCTGCGCCACGGCCGGATTTATACCGGTCGCACCCCATGGACGCGCGCCCATACAAGATGGCTGGCACGCCAGACCTTCGATCACCCCGCCCACCACATCCTGTTGGCGGAATATTGCCAAGCCATCGAAGATGCCGGCGTACGCCTGGACCGGCTGACCGAGTTGGTGGTGGAGACTGCAGCATCCTGGTCGATGGCCCCGGTTGTGGCCGCCTACCAATCGATGCGCGGCGTTGCATTCATGACGGCGGTTACCTTTGTCGTCGAAATCGGCGATGTCAGGCGCTTTGACAATCCTCGTCAGCTGATGGCCTATCTCGGTCTCGTGCCATCGGAGAGCTCAACCGGCGCACGGATCAAGCGGGGCGGGATCACCAAGGCGGGCAACGCAAGGGTGCGTCGGGTCCTCATCGAAGGCGCCTGGACGTATCGCTTCCCCGCACGTGTAAGTCCGAAGATCCAGACCCGGCTAGAGGGATTACCGAGGACAGTTCGAGAGATTGCCTGGAAAGGCCAAGTGAGGCTTTGCGCGCGGTATCGCAAGCTGATGGCGGCAGGCAAGCCGAAGGTCATCACAGTCACTGCCATTGCTCGGGAAATGGCAGCATTCCTGTGGGCGATCGGGCAGGAGGTCGCACCCACGGCAAAAGGCTAG
- a CDS encoding ATP-binding protein, protein MTDSPPPKKLIERKARLIVETALADTRVVLIAGPRQAGKTTLARQVSGSDRPFITLDDVGTLNAARTDPIGFIRGIKRAVIDEVQRAPELILAIKESVDRDDEPGRFLLTGSANLATVPAIADSLAGRMAVVPLLPFAQSEIRSAPGRLLDRLFAGEEPSAGEDTVIGDDLLLTVLQGGYPEALRRPTPRRRTAWLEDYVKLILDRDVRDIANIDQLDRLPRLLDVLAEHAGQLVNHSSFGAALGLSSITAQKYVAILERLFLIRTLVPWSNNRLNRLVKTPKLHFLDSGLLATLREDEASALRDNKTRFGALLESFVVSELLKLASWSGRRLSFSHYRTRDQDEVDVIIEDRRGRVVGIEVKASATVKPDDFRGLRQLQDVVGDRFVRGLVLHDHDRVTPFGEKLQAAPLSLLWTM, encoded by the coding sequence ATGACAGACTCGCCGCCACCGAAAAAGCTGATTGAACGCAAAGCCCGACTGATCGTCGAAACTGCGCTGGCTGACACACGAGTCGTGCTCATCGCCGGCCCGCGGCAAGCCGGAAAGACCACCCTTGCGCGACAGGTCTCTGGCTCCGATCGTCCATTTATAACCCTCGACGATGTTGGTACGCTTAACGCAGCAAGGACCGATCCGATCGGCTTTATCCGAGGCATTAAACGGGCCGTGATTGACGAGGTGCAACGTGCGCCCGAACTGATACTGGCAATCAAGGAAAGCGTTGACCGCGATGACGAGCCCGGACGGTTCTTGCTCACGGGCTCAGCCAATCTGGCCACCGTTCCGGCGATTGCAGACTCGCTCGCCGGTCGTATGGCGGTTGTCCCGTTGCTGCCATTTGCCCAATCGGAGATCCGCTCCGCTCCGGGACGTCTCCTGGATCGGCTGTTCGCCGGCGAGGAGCCTTCCGCCGGGGAGGACACCGTCATTGGCGACGATCTGCTGTTGACGGTGCTCCAGGGCGGCTATCCAGAAGCTTTGCGTCGGCCGACCCCCCGCCGGCGGACTGCTTGGCTGGAAGATTATGTGAAATTGATCCTCGACCGCGACGTGCGTGATATCGCCAACATCGATCAGTTGGACCGGCTTCCGCGGCTGCTCGATGTTTTAGCGGAGCACGCCGGACAATTGGTCAACCATAGCAGTTTCGGTGCAGCGCTCGGGTTGTCGAGCATCACAGCACAGAAATACGTTGCTATCCTTGAGCGCCTCTTTCTCATCAGGACGCTTGTTCCGTGGTCCAACAACCGCTTGAACCGGCTCGTCAAAACGCCGAAGCTCCACTTTCTGGACTCGGGTTTGCTTGCCACTTTGCGCGAGGATGAAGCGAGCGCGTTACGCGACAACAAAACTCGTTTTGGCGCCCTGCTTGAAAGCTTCGTGGTGTCAGAACTGCTGAAGTTGGCATCCTGGTCAGGCCGGCGCTTATCGTTCTCGCACTACCGGACGAGAGACCAAGATGAAGTCGACGTCATTATCGAGGATCGTCGCGGCCGGGTCGTTGGGATAGAAGTAAAGGCGTCAGCAACGGTGAAGCCTGACGATTTTCGCGGGTTGCGCCAGTTGCAAGATGTTGTCGGCGATCGTTTCGTGCGAGGGCTCGTCTTACATGACCACGACCGAGTGACGCCATTTGGAGAAAAGCTCCAAGCCGCCCCGCTATCTCTTCTATGGACAATGTGA
- a CDS encoding CsbD family protein translates to MDWNRVEGNWKQVKGKVKEQWGKLTDDDLDEIAGKRDQLEGMIQERYGLAKDRAKSDIDEWYGRQTW, encoded by the coding sequence ATGGATTGGAATCGCGTCGAAGGCAACTGGAAGCAGGTTAAAGGCAAAGTCAAGGAACAGTGGGGTAAGCTTACCGACGACGACCTTGATGAAATCGCCGGAAAGCGAGATCAGCTCGAAGGTATGATCCAGGAGCGCTATGGCCTCGCGAAGGACCGCGCCAAATCCGACATTGATGAATGGTATGGCCGTCAGACCTGGTAA
- a CDS encoding ISL3 family transposase, which yields MRAKFRLSDLIPAELSVEAVHHCADAIVIAAYGRSRDCRCPECGAASRRVHSRYPRMIADLPCAGRRIELHLTVRRLVCGAEQCRRKIFAERFGDDIVRPMARRTARLDCLVRHLALALGGRPAARFADRLGLPVSNDTLLRTVRRYDRPPPAPPTVIGIDDWAWRRNHRYGTIICDLERRKTIALLPDREPPTARAWLVEQPQIEIVARDRGGGYAQAAAQALPHAEQVADRWHLMENASHALLDAVRKSMRQVRIAIGTATVNPKLLTAAERLQYEGYLRREEANAVIRSLVSEGVSIKEIVRRTGHSRKLVRSVVRGQRTDIFRVRQTSLEPHLPWLEAQWDAGLRNGAELWRQLRLAGFGGGLRVVTEWATRRRRAEKAESGLGHTPAARTIVRLMTLERNYLTKAQTMTVAAIEERLPDLVEARDVVESFHKMLRSKSKDDLEAWIDRAARSLVSSFANGVIRDRTAVQNAITSMWSNGQTEGQITKLKLIKRQMYGRGKLDLLEARIVGAP from the coding sequence ATGCGAGCCAAATTTAGGCTTTCCGATCTGATCCCTGCCGAGTTAAGCGTTGAAGCAGTGCATCATTGTGCTGACGCGATCGTCATTGCCGCATATGGTCGGTCCCGAGATTGCAGATGTCCTGAATGCGGTGCCGCTTCCCGTCGCGTTCATAGTCGCTATCCCCGGATGATTGCCGATCTTCCGTGTGCGGGTCGAAGGATTGAATTGCACCTGACGGTCCGACGCTTGGTCTGTGGTGCCGAACAATGCCGCCGAAAGATTTTCGCTGAGCGCTTCGGTGATGACATAGTCCGACCCATGGCCCGCCGGACAGCACGTCTGGACTGCTTGGTTCGGCATCTTGCTCTTGCATTGGGTGGTCGCCCGGCAGCTCGGTTTGCCGATCGTCTCGGACTTCCGGTGAGCAATGATACGCTGCTGCGAACCGTCCGCCGATATGATCGCCCGCCGCCGGCGCCGCCGACCGTTATCGGCATCGATGACTGGGCATGGCGTCGCAATCATCGATACGGCACGATCATCTGTGATCTGGAACGGCGAAAGACGATCGCGTTGTTGCCCGACCGAGAACCCCCGACCGCCAGGGCTTGGCTGGTCGAGCAGCCGCAGATCGAAATCGTCGCACGAGACCGCGGCGGCGGCTATGCGCAGGCCGCGGCACAAGCCCTGCCACACGCCGAACAGGTCGCCGACCGCTGGCATCTGATGGAAAATGCCAGCCACGCCCTTCTTGACGCCGTTCGCAAGTCGATGCGGCAGGTCCGCATTGCAATCGGCACAGCAACTGTAAATCCAAAGCTTCTGACAGCCGCCGAGCGACTGCAATATGAGGGATATCTGCGGCGTGAAGAGGCAAACGCCGTCATCCGTAGTCTCGTCAGCGAAGGCGTATCCATTAAGGAGATCGTGCGCAGAACCGGGCACAGCCGAAAGCTGGTTCGCAGTGTCGTCCGTGGTCAGCGGACCGACATCTTTCGGGTCCGGCAAACTTCCCTGGAACCGCATCTGCCTTGGCTTGAAGCGCAATGGGACGCCGGATTGCGGAACGGCGCTGAACTTTGGCGGCAGCTTCGGTTGGCTGGCTTCGGCGGCGGTCTCCGTGTTGTCACCGAATGGGCAACGCGGCGAAGGCGAGCCGAAAAGGCCGAGAGCGGACTCGGACATACGCCGGCCGCACGCACTATCGTCCGCCTGATGACGCTTGAACGCAACTACTTGACCAAGGCTCAAACGATGACAGTCGCCGCCATCGAAGAGAGGCTACCGGATCTTGTCGAGGCAAGGGATGTCGTCGAGAGCTTCCACAAAATGCTGCGCAGTAAGTCTAAAGATGATCTGGAAGCTTGGATCGACCGTGCAGCAAGAAGCTTGGTCTCGTCATTCGCCAACGGTGTTATCCGCGACCGGACAGCGGTCCAGAACGCAATAACTTCGATGTGGTCGAACGGCCAGACTGAGGGCCAGATCACCAAGCTCAAACTCATCAAGCGACAGATGTACGGCCGCGGAAAGCTGGATCTACTCGAAGCCCGTATTGTCGGAGCGCCCTAA